The sequence aacatagttaaaattaaaccatcctcggactttaattcgattccgttgggatgtgatggcgcattatcaattagaagaagagccttctcaggtagtcccccatctttcaaatattttcttacctaaatattaaagtcatttaacttggttaaaaaaattgttttaatgaatctggattttacctgcggcacgaacgaattatgaaagcagtctttgaaaatcgccgaagtcatccaggctgatttggaatttttgtactccaccggacagttaaaatttttgaaaacacgaggatttcttgctttgtcaataacgagaagtttaagcttatggttgccggtagcgttagtgcaagccataaattgccttatctttcttttttataagacttatggtgggcttggctaccccatattccttcgctagagaagtaacactacgtccacgtttaattttgttaaggacttcagccctctcttttaatgttaaacacttcatccttttacgatccattactcacgtgcactgatacactacaaatgacaaatttaaagcaatttggtcaatgcaagatgttgttcccagaaaactaacgggatattaacgtcgaaatattcatatggacaatacactagtatacatataatttatatacatatactattacatatgtatgtatgtacaaaatgtacatgtttgaaaagaatgtgtgtacaaataaatttgtttttttgttcgagttatagcgcttttttattgttcgagttacaaagaagtcaatagggggaaaaatgtgttcgagttagcacgtcgttcgacttagcggctattcgagttaccgcgagtgcactgtatagtCACATTGGTAAAATggccaaatgttttttatagcgGTAAATGTCAGACTATCAACGCAACTCATATTGGCTGAAGTGGTAATGCTACTTTCACCAAGCAGCTTGTAAGTTAGGAGGGCCCGTGgggagttgcctgatctcccattAAGCGCGTCCCAGATGGTAGATAGGGAAGCCTTGGCATCATAATAGTGGCCTTCCCAGCTGGGTTAGGTTCCAACACTCGGGTGATGACTCAAatttggcatagaatcagggtgccatccgcgaaccaaactggctagggaagAGTCCCGAACAAAAACcgaaaaggtaatggaaaacgATGGATTAATTACTCCAGGTGGAgcccacacaagtggcaatccacccgcttcgaCGGCAGGGacatggattctggaggccccaaccattacccaagtctctcagctctatgagcgagagcacatcctggaggagacttagatttcttcggagatcggttagatttaaagagaattaaaagggaatccaagtggagtacaatggacttaattaatgtctgagtgctgcacttgctagttgccccgacaacaaaaaaaaaacaaagttaggAGGGGTATACCTACCCTCTCTcgcgaaattataactgtcaacagtgacatgggtgccgatacgcggatgcgccgactgtttgtttgaagaccgaaggtacttcgttttgttctcgttcaccaccagacacaTTCGCTTTATCCAGTttagagaaggcagaactaacagcgcggtcgttaaggccgatgatggcAATATCATTGTCCATACATTTTCCTAACCTCATTGATGGTAAGAATTTGAGCCTGACATACGCTACAGTGATTCGGAAGACAAGCCAGAACCCTTATTTTGAGGAATGTCTGATGGTACCCACACTCACCGACGTTACCGTAATACCTGTCTCTGGTCCGCGAGATAcataaaattgagcaaaacttcaACCCTTATGGTGCCCACACTCACTGACGTTAGTGTAGTCCCTGTCTGTTGCCCGTGagatacacaaaattgagcaagaCTTGAGCCCGTAGACAACAGCTTATTTCGttttgttacatatttacacaatatcGGTTTGTGCTTGGTTGTATCAGCACCATGTTgccattcatatttttacatGCATACTTTTACACACCTCAGCGTTTTCAGTTACAATATTTCATTgtataataaaccaaagccgaAAACcaacaaattcaaattttaaattattttcataaaaatttaaatttgtctaagtttgttttgttaattatttcaaaatgtactgtttggcaacactgtgtggtgagagaacaATCAGCTGACACGTTTTTACGgaatattaacaatttttcatttacacacGTACACGATCCACGATACTACGTAACGGAATGGTGgtgatttttcatttacatggcaCTCTCATAAGTTTgatcgtgtcagctgacacaGAATGTACGTTTATGtcggtgagtgtgagcaccatgaGACCGTCGCTTAAATTGGCCCATCTAAGTGCTGATCGTCTTTAATTGACTACCTGTCCAGCTTGAATAAACTATAACACTCATACATCATTGTTTGGCGTGATTAATTTCTCCATAAATAGAAGTTATATGTACGTGCTTTAACGATTTGCGGTAATTTTCTTAGTGAACAACTTAGTCACGGTAGGAAACTCAATTTTCTCCACAGTTCATGTTTTTTCCTCCATtaactaatttatttagcgAAATTGCAAAGATTAGccgcatttttctttaattccctTCGTATTAAGGTGAGGCAAAAAAAGTTAGTTATGTTACTATCatcatgttattattattacaacaaCGGTTTTATAAAACTACTTGAACTGAGAGTTGTAGAGATGGGCTAGAGAATTAAATGATAGACGATAAGAACATTGTCTCCATGCGTGTTGTCTCCAACACTAGAATTGTGGTCGTTATTAATATTGTCAAATCAAATGTGTCTTAGTTGGTTGGTATACGAGTATAGGTTTAAGTAACAGGATGCAGGATATTACGTTTGATCCAATTGGGAATATATTTAGCCTTGCTGTTCCCTTCGGCGTTTATTTGCAGCTATTTTACTTAATGTTTCTTGGCGCCTTCGCTTCTTCCTATTTGCACGTCGTTTTTTTGCAGCTGCTTCAGCAGCCAGCTTTCTCTTCCTCAATACTGCGCGTATTCTTGCCAAACGCTGCCTTAATGCAGTGATGGTACTGTTAGACGTTGACGTTGATGTTGAGTTCGAGGTAGTGTCTGTTGAGTTGGATGTTGAATTTGTGGTCTGGGCCTCTGCTGTGAGCAACGATACGACCGTCACAACGAAAACAgtcaacaaaattaaacgtagaGTTTTCATGCTTCTAGTAGAATGTAAGTAGTATAGTGTGTAATGTAGACAAATTTCGACTGTACTCTCAGTGCGGCCCGCTAAGGTTTTTATACGAAAATTGCAGACTACAATATTCTTCCCACAATACTACCTTATCGCGCTTAATTTAGGTGTCGATTTTTTTGGCCGAGTTTCCTCTGTGATTGGTGCTGTAGAAAGGTCGCTGATTTAAGGTCGACAATGTGATGATATGGATGGCGACACGTTTAGCGAATTTCTGATCGATGGTAGAATTGACGGGTCATTAATTTGTACAGGAGTCGTTAGAAGAGTAAAGTAGCCACTTCTTCTCAATATACTGGAAGGCCTGAGCTGGATAGAACAGCCAATTCTCATGGCAGGATACAGTCTATGCCGAGAGGCCACCGTTATGAGATTattgtttttatgatttcttgtcTCATGCCCGAAATGGGCGTCGTACCCGGGACCAAATGAATTGTAGTCATCCACAAACCCACCCGATTAAAGCGACCTAATTAAAGTTAGTAACCTAAAACGCAACATAAATGCGTTATTTGTACAACTTTTTACGTATTAGTTTAACAGTGAACAGTTAGAAGCATTTGAGTAAATAAAAGGTGCAATGAGTGcccttgcaaaaaaatttataaaataagcgtaataaatttaaataaattgtttaatattGTTGGGCTTTTTTCCATTTGATTGACCTTCGACTTCACATGAATTTGATGATTAACCGTTTTGCATATAAACCCGCGGCACGGCTagtagggtctgtcagactcaacCCGGTAAAATACCTGTTGTATTTCATTCAAGATTTAATTTTGTAGATAATAGTTCGAAATAGTTAGCTGTTAGTAAGGTATTAAATGctgtgtatgctgttcaagatgcgatgaactttgttgtgcaaaacagatggagaggcatatctatatgtgtctgcagcgacagccaagttgCGCTCACGGCCTTAGACAACCCTTCAACCACTTCGAGGGTGATTGAATAGGTTGAACTATGCcggcagacataatatcctgaggCTAGCATAGATCCCGGAACACATACGTATcacgggtaacgagatctctgactctttaccCAGAATGGGCTTTGAGACCGACTTTCTTGGCCGGAgctcgttctgccactcccttctgcagccatcaaagccacgattAGCCACGGGTTACTCTTACCCACAAGCGGGCTTGGCAGGCAGAGGGGGGCtgcagatgaacaaaactaatgtTACCCGTCTTGTCCGATCGGCTGCTAtgactaagcagaggggactgtaggaggctggttggactgatgacaggCCACTTTCTATTGGCAAAGCGCATGgtacactctgcccagcatgtagagaggaagatgagacggcggaccactttctgtgcgtctactTCGCCCAGTGCTGCCAGAATCTTCCAAGCTAAAATTGCtagatttttgaagaaaaattgctaaaagttgctaaaaattttctgaaaattgctaGAAAAATTGCTAAGCCATTAAAAtcttaattttcaacaaatgtacatatttatttaatgaaacgtaGAAATTATTActgaaaacacttaaaaataaaaaaaaaaccaaacaatttacatttaaaattcattacttAATCAATTTATAAACTAAATCAGTCTTAAACTAAAGGATACTTAAAATATTGTCTAGCTCGTCAGCTTCACATACATCAGAATATTTTTCACTGCTTGTTATTTGACTCAAATATTCATTTGGCAGGACATAATTATGGCAACATTTGCCATGTCTTTCTAGTCCATATCTGTAATAATATTCGAAGTTAAATATGTTCCATTTgtattttggtgaaaattattcaaaattaagtcTTACCTTATATACATTATTGCATTTAATGTTTTAAGGCTCATGGCGTTGCGTAATTTGCTCTTAACGATGTTCATTTGTTAGAATATCCGCTCAACTTCTGCATTCGACCACGGCAGAGAAAGAATTTTTAAGGCGAATTCCGCTAAGTCGCTAAACGGATTATTATTTCCAGCGTCTTTGTACTTAATAACTTCCGTCCattcaaaatattctaatactttgaaaatttctttactttttgaaaCTTTTAGCATGTTTTgtacagaaaataaatttaccagttgcattatttctatattatctGGCAAcctagaaattgtaaaaaaattattgtaagatATGAACTTAAACCAAAATTCCCATATTACCTTTCACGTAGTTGGATTATTAATTCTTTAACAAATTCcatgcaaatttttctaatttccaGCTCCTGTGATAGAAATTGAgcctctttaattttttgctcaaaagcATAGCCCAAATACATATTATGCACTGCTGCATTTTCCAAATCATCTTCTAAAATGTTAATTTCATGATCTGGTGGTATTATTTTAGATTTAAGCGAATTTATGGCCACAATTACATCGGAAAGTAATTGGGTTGGGTTTCCATTCCGTGCTTGGAAGTTTTTATTAAGACTTTGCATCTCTTTTAGAATTGGCTTTAAAAACACCAAATACAGATAATTTGTATCGTCTTTATACAATTCGTTTAGAATGTGAGCTTTGTGACACTTTTCAGTAGTAGCTGCTAACTCGAAATGCAGCTTCAGCTCCGTCCACTGATCCACGATACGAGAAACCGCACTCTCTATCGACAACCATCTTGTGTCACATACTCTCGGTATTTTTAAGGGATtctattgtattaaataaaaaaaagcgatAAGCTTAAAAtaggaaaatcaaagaaaacagaCATTTAACAATTACACacacaaaacaacaaagttttactgTATCTATCCATTTTTAATACATTAGTTATAGACAATCACAATTCGGATTATTTTTggttaatacatatatttgtatgtgtaccTTGTTATTATTTATGCATTGATACacctttttataatttaattggcGACTACAACTTTTCGAAAACCAGGAGTAAGTCTCATGCACAAGAAATTCCAGGTTGTCCGGTAAAACTTTTGTGCACGACTTTGTAACAGCTAGTTGAACTGAATgacatacacattttaaaagtttCAGAGAGGGAACTGATTTCCTCAACTCTGTGTATACACTCTTTTTGGAGCCAGTCATTACATTAGCGCTGTCAGTGCCTATGCCAATTAAattggatatttttaaattatttgataaaaGCAAGCCTTTTACAGCATCTGCTATGGAAATGGCGTCTCCAGCATCGATTTGCTCGAGTCCTAGAAACGTTGATACTACATCCCATTTACTCTTACTGAAGTAACAAATAGCAACTCCTTAagatttaacaatatttacaattacatattaattaacataaatacatgtatatacAAGCTAATATTTACTTAGACAAAAAGCTTACCAAGAATTTTTTCGACGCTGATGTCAGTAGACTCGTCCAATAGAAGACTAAAGCCTGAGTCTCCGATGTCGCTTCTTAAATCGCTAATAAAATGCATTGCCAGTACATTTTTAATGATGTAGGTGCACTTCGTTCTGCCTAGTTTTATATTTGCAGCAGCTTTGCAAGCTGAAAACTGCTCAACACACAACTTCGACAAATGATCACTTGTCGCAATCGCTGAGTGTTTGGCAATATGCAGACATAGTGCTGCTTCCTGCTCCTGCGTTTTGGTCGACTTTGGAACGAAATGCAACTTATTTTTCTGGGTACATGCGCCCATCACAGCTACATGTTTTTTTGAGGCAGCGTGGTGGCGAATGTCAAAAAGCTTTGCACCTATTGAGGATTTGCAGTAGGCACAATATGCTCGCGTTGGATCAGTGCAATCCTTGCGAATCCATTGCTTAAACTCCTCGTCTTGAAGCCAGGCATCACGAAAATTTTGCTTGTAGACTTTTGGCATTTTGATCGCTTTGCTATCACCAAACATATTCAAAGAGTTACCATACACAATAAAGTTGTTCATATAAACGAACCACTGAAATAAATACATGTTCCGATATCTTTGCGAACCGCTTTCATCGTAATTTGTGCAATTGATGACAAAAaggtataaaaaatgaaaaaactctgaagaaaaatataaaatttgcgttttttataacaaaattgctaaaattgctaagaaaaaagaaaaagttgctaGATTTGTGGCTAATagcattttataaagaaaagttgcaaatttttttaaaagttgccAGATCTAGCAACTAAATTGCTAAACTGGCAGCACTGActtcgccttcgctcgaatcaggcttgaggtctttggtactgatgtgttaagaagcgatcaccttggctccttggcagcacgagatctactcagatttgtTCGGAgttcgagtagatttaaagaaaattaaaaagtgtatccgagtgcagtacagtggatttaattgtgtctgagtgctgtacttgttagcctgtcccgacaaaaaaaaaatatattaaatttctttccttttcttctATTTGTTCAATGTCGGCGATGGAAACGTTGCTGTGGATCTCGCAGACGCACCAATGCACTATATTTTGAGTAATTGGAaagaaagtatttaaaatttagcTAGCAATGATCTATTAGCCTTGCTTAAACAATAGTGcagatacatacacacttacatacattagGAATTCCAATATGAACGGACGTATTTTAACCCATGATTTTGGGAAAATCGTCTGGTCTGGTGTAAAAGAAGTGTTTGAGCTAGTTTTTAAGCacttctttgttatcgaaggtaacgcccttcatatggtttgatagGGAGCAGAAGAGATGGTAATTGGTCccgtgcaaggtccggagaatacggtggatgcttgaagtgcggctttgacgacttgtgcaacatggggcctggcattgtcgtgaaggagtatagtTTTCCCAAGTCGATCAGGTAtattcagtcgaatagcctcattcacgagGTCTAGCTGGGCAATGAAGAGCTCTTTGTTGACCGTggtattcttttcgagcattttccagtgcaccatgccctcccagtcccacacaaatacatagcatgatcttctttgaatgaagatccggcttgactctccttcttgtttctttgtttttcgttAAGCTCGTGAGGTGCGCAGGCtgccaggctcccaatttttcgggaaaTCTCATTAAATAAAGGTGAGTGAGAATCGTTTTACGATCGCAGTTAACTTTTTCCGTCAATTCCCAACTGGTATGGCtatcgttctccttcaaaagtgatttgagacgttctacatcgaattcagaagaccttccgctgcgggacgtgtcattgacgtcaaagtgccatttttgaactttgcaaaccatttactATATGTGCTGTAGGCtagcctatgacaccttctccatacacgtcacaAATGCCCAGGGCTTCTTCGGCTGCTTTTAACCCTCCTGGGTATatcatttctaagcctcaaaactaataagaaattaaatatttcaaaaatacaaataacatAGTTTTggagagcagaaagagttctatcgaatgaatacttacgctttgccaaagaaaaatattaaaattttttccaaaaaaaaatttcaaaacttccaGCCCTCTTGCAAAAAGCGACAATAGAGTCAGGATTAATGCTTCATGTAGCATGCACCTAACGCTCTACAGAGTTGTAATCATTTTTTACTAACATATGAAAGTTAAATGCCCTGACGCTTCTGAGCCAGGAGGTGTCGACTCGGTCGGTATTTTCGTGGAAAAGAAGAATAATTAGCAGAACACAACACGGATCAGGTTCAGTGCACTTCTAattcttttataaatatataaattcactgCGTATAAAAAGCCGTTGAGGCACAAATCGTGAATGGGAAActcatcatttattttttcttttttggaaaatgCTGATAAGCAAGAAAAACTATGCCATTTGTTTTGACGGCACGCAGACAGGTTAAAACATAGtctctaaaatttatttttgagtgCAAATTTAAAACGCAATATAGAACTTTGTTTCTTTAAGCAGATAAAGTTTCATCTTCCACTCTACAGAACCTGTATGTATTACCAGGTTGACAAGATAATGATACGGTCTAAAATGCACTGTTAGAATTTCTGTAATGATTCTAAACCTATTCTTACTTAATTCCACAAAACTTTACATCAGTTTACGTAAAAGCTCTCTATGAGTGATTTTAACTGCGATAAGCCCGGTAGGTTGTTCCGATATGATATTCTCTATATTTCTGAATAAGAGAAGAGATGTTGTCCTTTCTTGTTTAATTTATCTGTCATTTTGTTTCCAGTAATTTTTATACcgaccaaatggccgccgcggcctcggtgggacacctccaaagaccaccaaatgcaaatagttccttatctcaagggtagttaagtttcaagggtcggtgttgattttgaataaaatacatttttttacgaaattattaccatttctttttattatgataatattggtataactgaattacgtatggaacaaaatatcggctaaatcgccgccgcggcctcgacggcacacctccatccgatggtccaaatttctatgccgttaatgtg comes from Anastrepha ludens isolate Willacy chromosome 3, idAnaLude1.1, whole genome shotgun sequence and encodes:
- the LOC128856569 gene encoding uncharacterized protein LOC128856569; the protein is MGACTQKNKLHFVPKSTKTQEQEAALCLHIAKHSAIATSDHLSKLCVEQFSACKAAANIKLGRTKCTYIIKNVLAMHFISDLRSDIGDSGFSLLLDESTDISVEKILESLKNTESM